One Lysinibacillus fusiformis genomic window carries:
- a CDS encoding lantibiotic immunity ABC transporter MutG family permease subunit: MHLLVPIIISGLFLAYYSYSPWDFNGKVTAFYQALACGLPIIIGLVCAMSAEQEASAGHFQLMLTATSIKILAFVSKLLHLLLFSFASIMFSILVFSFGFIEILHEDRFDVQFYVIGACILFGSYVFLYILHLFISLRFGKGASIGLGIVEALLVALLLTGLGDGIWSFIPYGWGGHFISLWALYESGVELSVVHTGLQVGMITCISATLLAFIWVCLWFWRWEGRKSEG, from the coding sequence ATGCATCTACTTGTCCCTATCATTATTTCAGGGCTGTTTTTAGCATATTATTCCTATTCTCCATGGGATTTCAATGGGAAGGTAACTGCTTTTTATCAAGCATTAGCGTGCGGGCTTCCCATTATTATTGGATTAGTTTGTGCCATGTCTGCAGAACAGGAAGCATCAGCAGGCCATTTTCAGCTAATGTTAACTGCGACTAGCATAAAAATATTAGCATTTGTAAGCAAATTGCTGCACTTACTTTTATTCAGCTTTGCCTCAATAATGTTCTCTATTTTAGTTTTTAGTTTTGGCTTTATTGAAATCTTACATGAAGACCGATTTGATGTTCAGTTTTATGTGATAGGCGCGTGTATTTTATTCGGAAGTTATGTATTTTTATATATTTTACATCTTTTTATAAGCCTTCGTTTTGGTAAAGGTGCCTCAATTGGCCTAGGTATTGTGGAAGCACTTTTGGTCGCTTTACTGCTGACAGGTCTAGGTGATGGCATTTGGTCATTTATTCCTTATGGTTGGGGTGGTCATTTCATTTCTCTTTGGGCACTCTACGAGAGTGGTGTGGAGCTATCAGTCGTGCATACGGGATTACAAGTTGGTATGATTACATGTATTAGTGCAACATTGCTGGCATTTATATGGGTTTGTTTATGGTTTTGGCGTTGGGAAGGAAGAAAGTCAGAGGGTTAG
- a CDS encoding response regulator transcription factor, which yields MAKVLAVDDEADILVLIKNALIKDNHLVTVVSDAAEVCKIDLGNFDLILLDVMMPTIDGFTLCRQIRPAVDCPILFLTAKTLEEDLMYGLGLGADDYLVKPFGIGELRARVNAHLRREKRGRRSILYMDEVHFNLSGKELYVSEEKVTLTKSEYEICEFLAHNRGQVFTKEKIYETIFGFDGKSDSMAITEHIKNIRAKLHAFDVDVIDTVWGIGYKWRL from the coding sequence ATGGCAAAAGTGTTAGCAGTGGATGATGAGGCAGATATATTAGTGTTGATAAAAAATGCCTTAATAAAAGATAATCACCTTGTGACTGTTGTATCTGATGCAGCAGAAGTATGTAAAATAGATCTTGGTAATTTCGATTTAATATTACTAGATGTGATGATGCCGACTATAGACGGGTTCACTTTGTGTAGGCAAATTCGTCCTGCTGTAGATTGCCCTATACTTTTTTTAACAGCTAAAACGTTAGAGGAAGATCTTATGTATGGTCTCGGACTTGGGGCAGACGACTATCTTGTAAAACCTTTTGGCATCGGAGAGCTACGTGCAAGAGTGAATGCCCATTTGAGACGCGAAAAACGAGGTAGACGGAGCATTCTATATATGGATGAGGTTCACTTCAATTTATCAGGCAAAGAGTTATATGTAAGTGAAGAGAAGGTAACTCTCACAAAAAGTGAATATGAGATTTGTGAGTTTCTCGCGCATAATCGTGGTCAGGTTTTTACGAAGGAAAAAATCTACGAAACTATTTTTGGTTTTGATGGGAAAAGTGACAGCATGGCTATTACGGAGCATATAAAAAATATTCGCGCTAAGCTACATGCCTTTGACGTTGATGTAATTGACACGGTTTGGGGGATTGGCTATAAATGGAGACTATAA
- a CDS encoding HAMP domain-containing sensor histidine kinase has translation MAILIGLFLLAFSTNIILPANYAESQISYTKNRIASSDTVTADMIPDLVDYAVYSKQGTFISGNLSAKEAIHAWDFMQKGENKGGSQFYTFIQRENEVCILRYYLVPQYRSTILREYLPNPQLLMFLIFIVGIFAQATVLAIHFGRRLKKKMMGLQDAIKKIQHQNLDFTIAPSGIREIDDIASSFGHMKDALHSSLKQQWELEQSRREQITALAHDIKTPLTIIRGNAELLQDTQQDATQRAYNDYILKNTIVIEHFTKELMDLSKMEKITVHEKTAIITEAFLADVENQMKALSCEKSLQVCMRKEKLPEFIAINKESFYRAILNVIVNAVEYTPFNGKVTLSVQGTSDAVRFIVTDNGHGFSPKDVKEATKQFYRGDSSRNTGNHHGMGLYIAQSIVQNHGGTLLIANDIATGGGKVTLTIPFRNHEKRQ, from the coding sequence GTGGCTATACTGATTGGTTTATTTCTATTAGCCTTTTCTACTAATATTATTTTGCCAGCAAATTATGCTGAATCTCAGATTTCTTACACTAAAAATCGCATTGCTTCAAGTGATACAGTAACTGCTGATATGATACCTGATCTAGTAGACTACGCTGTCTATTCTAAACAAGGTACATTTATTTCAGGTAATCTTTCAGCAAAGGAAGCCATCCATGCTTGGGACTTCATGCAAAAGGGAGAAAACAAGGGTGGTTCCCAATTTTACACGTTTATACAGCGTGAAAATGAGGTTTGTATATTGCGCTATTATTTAGTACCGCAATATCGCTCCACTATATTAAGAGAGTACTTGCCAAATCCACAACTGTTGATGTTCCTGATATTTATAGTTGGCATTTTTGCTCAAGCGACAGTGCTTGCTATCCACTTTGGGAGACGTTTGAAGAAAAAAATGATGGGTTTACAAGATGCTATAAAAAAAATACAACATCAGAATTTAGATTTCACCATAGCTCCATCTGGAATACGTGAAATCGATGACATTGCTTCTTCATTTGGGCACATGAAAGATGCACTGCATAGTTCATTAAAGCAGCAATGGGAGTTAGAGCAATCCCGTAGAGAACAGATTACTGCCCTTGCTCATGACATCAAAACGCCATTAACGATTATTCGCGGGAATGCTGAGTTGTTACAAGACACACAACAGGACGCTACGCAACGCGCATATAATGACTATATATTGAAAAATACCATTGTCATTGAACATTTCACAAAAGAACTGATGGATTTATCTAAAATGGAGAAAATTACAGTGCATGAAAAAACAGCTATTATAACAGAGGCTTTTCTTGCAGATGTGGAGAATCAAATGAAGGCTCTTTCTTGTGAGAAAAGTCTTCAGGTGTGTATGCGCAAAGAAAAGCTACCAGAGTTTATTGCGATTAATAAAGAATCCTTTTATCGGGCTATTTTAAACGTCATTGTCAATGCGGTGGAGTATACCCCTTTTAATGGGAAAGTTACTTTATCTGTTCAAGGAACCTCTGATGCTGTTCGATTTATCGTTACAGACAATGGCCATGGTTTCTCCCCAAAAGATGTGAAAGAGGCGACAAAGCAATTTTATCGAGGCGATTCCAGTAGAAATACCGGTAATCATCATGGTATGGGACTTTACATTGCTCAATCGATTGTACAAAACCATGGAGGTACTTTGCTAATTGCTAATGATATTGCAACCGGTGGAGGAAAAGTAACATTAACTATTCCATTTCGTAATCATGAAAAAAGACAATAG
- a CDS encoding 2-oxoglutarate ferredoxin oxidoreductase subunit beta, which produces MYVDNVIDFIAKKKEREERQRAQDLEHYVACHCKLHQPENIDALVEGKVLEVKDHTLFLGFLSILKDEEIEPLEIFQDVFTFEPAHFEMDYNMKWWSVVQLAFTFLSILKENEPHTYANFLGLSE; this is translated from the coding sequence ATGTACGTGGATAACGTCATTGATTTTATTGCAAAGAAAAAGGAACGTGAAGAAAGGCAGCGTGCACAGGATTTAGAGCACTACGTTGCATGTCATTGTAAGCTTCATCAGCCTGAAAATATTGATGCTTTGGTAGAAGGAAAAGTACTAGAGGTGAAAGATCATACATTATTTTTAGGCTTTCTTTCCATTTTAAAGGATGAAGAAATTGAACCACTTGAGATTTTTCAGGATGTTTTTACATTTGAGCCTGCCCATTTTGAAATGGACTACAATATGAAATGGTGGTCGGTTGTGCAGTTAGCTTTTACATTTTTATCAATTCTAAAGGAAAATGAACCGCATACATATGCAAATTTCCTTGGTTTGTCTGAATAA
- a CDS encoding ABC transporter substrate-binding protein: MAIQKLWKKSLIGVLAISMLAACSNSTSNSHDVNSDLTLDEITEKAKEEGTVNSVGMPDTWANWVETWQELDAEYSLKHKDTDMSSAEELAKFEAEKEDATADIGDVGIAFGPIAKDKGLTLPYKTSYWDDIPQWAKDDEGHWIVGYTGTISFLTDTNNVKNAPTSWADIKNGDYTVSIGDALTANQAQFAILAAAMAFGGDESNIQPGIDFFAELAKQGRLQGDPSVANLEKGEIDVAILWDFNALGYRHQIDEDRFNVVVPSEGSVTSGYATVINKYAKNPHAAMLTREYILSDAGQENLAKGYARPIRDNVELSQDVKALLLPAEMYKKAQPVKDQKQWEETTKQIPQIYQEQVLIHAK; this comes from the coding sequence ATGGCAATTCAAAAATTGTGGAAGAAAAGTCTAATCGGTGTATTAGCGATTTCAATGTTGGCTGCTTGTTCTAATAGTACATCTAACTCGCATGACGTAAACAGTGATTTGACGCTTGACGAAATTACTGAAAAAGCGAAAGAAGAAGGTACTGTAAACTCTGTCGGGATGCCTGATACATGGGCGAACTGGGTGGAGACATGGCAAGAGCTGGATGCGGAATATAGTCTGAAGCACAAAGATACAGACATGTCGAGTGCAGAAGAGCTCGCTAAGTTTGAAGCAGAAAAAGAAGATGCCACAGCGGATATTGGCGACGTAGGGATTGCATTTGGACCAATTGCGAAAGATAAGGGCTTAACATTACCGTATAAAACATCTTATTGGGATGATATTCCACAGTGGGCGAAAGATGATGAAGGACATTGGATTGTTGGCTATACAGGAACAATTTCATTTTTAACAGATACAAATAATGTGAAAAACGCCCCAACATCTTGGGCGGACATTAAAAATGGCGATTATACTGTCAGTATTGGTGATGCCTTAACAGCGAACCAAGCGCAATTTGCGATTTTGGCAGCTGCAATGGCTTTCGGTGGTGATGAATCGAATATTCAACCTGGTATTGACTTCTTTGCGGAATTAGCTAAACAGGGGCGTTTACAAGGAGATCCTTCTGTAGCCAATTTAGAAAAAGGTGAAATTGATGTAGCCATCCTATGGGACTTTAATGCGTTGGGCTATCGTCACCAAATTGATGAAGACCGTTTTAATGTTGTTGTTCCGTCTGAGGGTTCCGTGACATCAGGCTATGCGACGGTTATCAATAAGTATGCGAAAAACCCACATGCCGCTATGTTAACACGAGAATATATTTTATCGGACGCAGGACAGGAAAACTTAGCGAAGGGTTATGCACGCCCAATTCGTGACAATGTTGAATTATCTCAAGATGTGAAGGCTTTATTACTGCCAGCGGAAATGTATAAAAAGGCGCAGCCAGTAAAAGATCAAAAGCAATGGGAAGAAACAACGAAGCAAATTCCACAAATTTATCAAGAGCAGGTTTTAATTCATGCAAAATAA